A single window of Candidatus Binataceae bacterium DNA harbors:
- a CDS encoding tetratricopeptide repeat protein, giving the protein MRIERNLLPGVAMRIIFVAFLFFIVSGCAHKTVDDYLHDGDQAMANGQVANAETDYQSAINAAPQDARPHLALGNLYAFEHKLGQAQPEYMKALELDPKNAAAHAGLGDAYADEQTSLAEAQYRAAVALDPAAVSYRLKLGALLQRRNKPREAEAQFLTAIGLEPKNAHAHLALGNLLSADTSRQDEAQAEYAQVKALDPSLMTAAPVVTAPPTVPTPATTGTVASTPPPKLRPLNRKFLLTHDSPVYQAPDSSAQVVAQVHHRKLVHVTGIAGGWLRIQLRSGIVGYIPATAAE; this is encoded by the coding sequence ATGCGAATCGAGCGGAATCTGCTGCCAGGCGTCGCAATGCGGATAATATTTGTTGCGTTTTTATTCTTCATAGTCAGCGGATGCGCGCATAAGACGGTCGATGACTATCTGCACGACGGTGATCAGGCAATGGCTAATGGGCAAGTGGCTAATGCTGAAACTGACTATCAATCGGCGATAAACGCCGCGCCGCAGGATGCGCGGCCTCATCTGGCGCTCGGAAACCTTTACGCCTTCGAGCATAAGCTCGGTCAGGCCCAACCTGAATACATGAAGGCGCTGGAGCTCGATCCCAAAAACGCGGCGGCCCACGCCGGTTTGGGCGACGCTTACGCAGACGAGCAGACCAGTCTGGCGGAGGCGCAGTATCGCGCCGCGGTCGCGCTCGATCCGGCAGCCGTGAGTTATCGCCTCAAGCTGGGCGCGCTCCTGCAGAGGCGCAACAAGCCTAGAGAGGCCGAAGCCCAGTTCCTGACTGCAATCGGTCTCGAGCCGAAAAATGCTCATGCCCATCTGGCTCTCGGCAACCTGCTCAGCGCCGATACTAGTCGTCAGGACGAGGCGCAGGCCGAGTATGCGCAGGTTAAGGCGCTCGATCCGAGCCTGATGACCGCGGCGCCGGTGGTAACGGCGCCGCCGACGGTTCCGACTCCTGCGACGACCGGTACGGTCGCATCAACGCCGCCGCCAAAACTGCGCCCTCTCAACCGGAAATTCCTGCTGACTCACGATTCACCGGTCTACCAGGCGCCGGACAGCAGCGCGCAAGTGGTTGCCCAAGTCCATCATCGCAAGCTGGTTCACGTAACCGGCATCGCGGGCGGCTGGCTGCGGATTCAGTTGAGGAGCGGCATAGTAGGATACATTCCGGCGACTGCGGCCGAGTAG
- a CDS encoding DUF192 domain-containing protein, whose translation MMRAVNQTRGTVLCARLDVADGTGGRARGLLGRISIAPDEGLLFVRSRFEPFMLMHMFFMRFAIDIVFLDRAGRVVRISRELKPWRLSPIVFAARQALELAPGAASRSLTAVGDSIRIVED comes from the coding sequence ATGATGCGGGCAGTCAATCAGACCCGAGGCACCGTCCTCTGCGCGCGGCTCGACGTCGCCGACGGAACTGGCGGCCGCGCCCGCGGCTTGCTAGGGCGGATAAGTATCGCACCGGACGAGGGACTGCTCTTCGTCCGCAGCCGCTTCGAACCCTTTATGCTGATGCACATGTTCTTCATGCGCTTCGCGATCGATATCGTGTTCCTCGACCGCGCCGGTCGCGTCGTGCGGATCAGCCGCGAGCTCAAGCCGTGGCGTCTTTCGCCAATCGTTTTCGCGGCGCGCCAGGCGCTCGAGCTGGCGCCCGGCGCAGCATCGCGCAGCCTTACCGCGGTCGGCGATTCGATCAGGATTGTCGAAGACTAA
- a CDS encoding ATP-binding cassette domain-containing protein, with amino-acid sequence MDHNGNTAAIVVRNLRRRFGAQQVLDGVNLDCPSGQITTIVGPSGCGKTVLLKHLNLLLRPDSGSITIDNTDVTRAGTRVADAVREKFGMLFQAGALFDSMSVFDNVAFPLVEKTHLSRDEIAARVHEIIAQVGLEGMEHKFPSEMSGGMQKRAALARALVHRPRILMLDEPTTGLDPTRTYSIHELVRETQRKFKLTAVMVSHDVPQVFEISDRVAYMHAGRIALNGPAAEITVSKDENFQKFLAGKASGEEERPLSQVIATPGR; translated from the coding sequence ATGGATCACAATGGTAACACAGCGGCGATCGTCGTCCGCAACCTGCGCCGCCGCTTCGGCGCTCAGCAGGTGCTCGATGGCGTCAATCTCGACTGCCCCAGCGGCCAGATTACGACGATCGTGGGGCCCAGCGGCTGCGGTAAGACTGTCCTGCTGAAGCATCTTAATCTCCTGTTGCGGCCCGACTCGGGCAGCATCACGATCGATAACACCGACGTGACGCGCGCCGGCACGCGAGTTGCCGACGCGGTGCGCGAGAAATTCGGCATGCTGTTTCAGGCTGGCGCGCTGTTCGATTCGATGAGCGTCTTCGATAACGTGGCCTTTCCGCTCGTCGAGAAAACGCATCTGAGCCGCGACGAGATCGCGGCGCGCGTCCATGAGATTATCGCCCAGGTCGGACTCGAAGGGATGGAGCATAAGTTTCCTTCCGAGATGAGCGGCGGGATGCAGAAGCGAGCGGCGCTGGCGCGCGCGCTGGTTCATCGGCCGCGAATTCTGATGCTCGACGAACCGACCACCGGCCTCGACCCGACCCGCACCTACTCGATTCATGAACTGGTGCGCGAAACCCAGCGCAAATTCAAACTCACCGCGGTGATGGTGAGCCACGATGTACCGCAGGTGTTTGAGATTTCCGATCGCGTGGCTTATATGCACGCGGGCCGCATCGCGCTCAACGGTCCGGCTGCCGAGATCACCGTATCAAAGGATGAAAACTTCCAGAAGTTCCTGGCCGGCAAGGCCTCGGGCGAGGAGGAACGACCCCTGTCGCAGGTAATTGCGACGCCGGGCCGCTAA
- the cofC gene encoding 2-phospho-L-lactate guanylyltransferase, protein MRVVLVAAKQLALAKSRLAPALPSNLERATLAEAMFRDVLAAALSARLADRVAVVTSDIRLIGYARAAGTLVVDEEFPRGLNVAVRIATTALRDAGATTICTVLSDIPLTTGADIDTALTVDPAAQVVLIPSRDCSGTNMIVRTPPDVIATQFGRLSLVRHREDCRERAISCQVVRISRPALDLDLPADLIEFARTPTMTHTFRNLDRLGLLHG, encoded by the coding sequence GTGCGGGTTGTTCTTGTCGCAGCCAAACAACTGGCGCTCGCGAAATCGCGGCTGGCGCCGGCCTTACCCTCGAACCTCGAGCGGGCGACGCTCGCCGAGGCGATGTTCCGCGACGTTCTCGCCGCGGCGCTGAGCGCGCGGCTGGCTGACCGTGTCGCGGTTGTGACCTCGGATATCCGCTTGATTGGTTATGCGCGAGCGGCCGGAACGCTCGTGGTCGACGAGGAATTCCCGCGCGGACTCAACGTCGCGGTGCGGATAGCGACGACGGCATTGAGGGACGCCGGCGCAACCACGATCTGCACCGTCCTATCGGATATTCCATTGACGACCGGCGCCGACATCGATACCGCTCTCACCGTTGATCCCGCTGCACAAGTCGTGCTGATTCCGTCGCGCGACTGCTCGGGCACCAACATGATAGTGCGGACGCCGCCCGACGTCATTGCCACCCAGTTCGGGCGGCTCAGCCTGGTGCGTCATCGCGAGGACTGCCGTGAGCGCGCGATTTCCTGTCAGGTCGTGCGAATCTCCCGTCCGGCGCTTGACCTCGACCTTCCCGCCGACTTAATTGAGTTCGCGCGAACGCCCACCATGACCCATACTTTTCGCAACCTTGACCGCTTGGGCCTGCTCCACGGCTGA
- a CDS encoding MlaE family lipid ABC transporter permease subunit codes for MLQRIQRLGAAILDGVSRLGLFVLFLGAALAHIIVPPYKPRLLIRQIRAIGADSFFLVALIGLFTGMVLGLQGYNTLRRFGSEGALGTVVALVLVRELGPVLAALMIAARAGSAMAAEIGAMQATEQIDALTVMAINPIQYLVSPRVLAGVLSFPLLTVIFDVIGIWGGWLVGVIFLGAPSGPFFNGIAHNLGWHDILTGLVKALVFGLVVMWVCCYKGYFAARMATGVSRATTEAVVLSSVLVLAWDYFLTAIML; via the coding sequence ATGCTTCAACGAATCCAGCGGCTTGGCGCCGCAATCCTCGACGGGGTCTCGCGCCTGGGACTCTTTGTGCTCTTCCTTGGCGCCGCGCTCGCCCACATAATCGTGCCGCCCTACAAGCCGCGATTGTTGATCCGGCAGATTCGCGCAATCGGCGCGGACTCGTTCTTTCTCGTTGCGCTGATCGGCCTGTTCACCGGCATGGTCTTGGGCCTGCAAGGCTATAACACGCTGCGCCGCTTCGGCTCGGAGGGCGCCCTGGGCACCGTCGTCGCGCTGGTGCTGGTCCGCGAACTCGGACCAGTGCTGGCCGCCTTGATGATCGCGGCGCGCGCCGGCTCCGCGATGGCGGCCGAAATCGGCGCGATGCAAGCGACTGAGCAGATCGATGCGCTGACTGTCATGGCGATCAATCCGATCCAATATCTGGTCTCGCCGCGGGTACTCGCGGGGGTGCTTAGCTTTCCCTTGCTTACGGTGATCTTCGATGTGATTGGTATCTGGGGCGGATGGCTGGTCGGGGTCATTTTCCTGGGCGCCCCGAGCGGCCCGTTCTTCAACGGCATCGCCCACAATTTGGGCTGGCACGACATCCTGACCGGCCTCGTCAAAGCCTTGGTCTTCGGCCTCGTCGTGATGTGGGTCTGCTGCTACAAGGGCTATTTCGCCGCCCGCATGGCGACCGGCGTCAGCCGCGCCACCACGGAGGCGGTCGTCCTGTCAAGCGTACTGGTCCTCGCCTGGGACTATTTTTTGACCGCGATAATGCTGTAA